The window TGACCTGCACGAACAAACAACATGAAGGTAAGACTGCGAAAGATTAACTTTACTTTAAGCGAAAATAATGTAGCGAATATATCGTTAAATACCGAAAGTCGAACAGTCCAGGTgctgcagttgctgaaaagttgataACCAGTAGATAAATGCCATAGtaataataaacttttaattgtcactatgtcaactatccactggttagaTTCTTACCAACCTTTCAGCAACTGCAGCACTGGTGTACTCTGATTTGAGAACAGATTTATCAGTTTAAAATCCAAATACAAAATTTGAAAGATTAAAAacgaattcatttattctctCGCTGACTTCTAGCGAGAGTTTGTCGTATGAATACTGatttttaaacttattttACCACTGATGACTGGGGGTGTAATAATTATTCTCGTTTCGGTTTCAGTCGACGACCTTGTTTTTACTGGCTTTATGCAGCGTTACGCTGATGGTAACGTTAACTGACGCGTCACCTTTAACCGCGTTACTGCGTGAATATCTGGAAGAGTTGAGAGAGGAAAAACGTTCAAGTATGCCTTATTTATGTTGCTTAGCTTGAAAATTGTatcattgttttgttttttaaaccTCAGACATGAATTGTCTAAACTATGacgaaaaacaaatcatttttctgatttccTTGTGCCTCCTACTCTGACTTCCGCTGGGCCCAGTTTGCCACCTGTCTCGCAGTTTGTCAGTTAGTTCTAAATGCATGAagcaattcaaatataattgtttttttcttcagaTTGCATCGCTGCTGGTGAAAGTGGATGTGACGGTGACCCTGACTGTTGTAATGGCGGCTCTTGTAATATGCATGGTGTTTGCGAGCTGTAAAACTAGAGAATATTCCGTTTAAATGCCCGGAAAATTACTCGTTAATTAACCAACTGTGTTGAATGAAACTAAACTTTAGTTAGAAtagaattaaataaagaaaatgattgttttaaaaattatCTTTACTGTTCTGTTGGTGCGAACCTGCGATAGATAAGTACTGACCTCCTACTGAGCTTAATAAgtatttctgatttcaaaacTGTTTTGAAAGCGATTGTAAAAGTTTGTTGACGAAATTGTCTTTCCGAGGACATGTGCGTGGCAGAAGCCGCCTAGGAAAAGAGAATGGATCAGAACCGTATTGTGCTGCCACCATGCGGCAATGCACGATTGACGTCATTTTTGCGCGGAATTTCTGACAAAGGATTTTCCGGGAATTCCGAAATAGGAAAACACTCATCCGACGAGCTGAGGCTGAGCGCCGGCAAGTTTAGATTCGCTATTTATCACGATTTTACCGAATTTGTGGCGTTACATTGAATGAGATAATTTCACGACAAGGTAGGTCTATACACGAGTAGATTCAAACAGGAGAATTTCAAATCGGGAAGGGTTCGATTTCAACTTTATTAAAATCGCGGCGTGGGTGGAGGTGAGGGGGCGGCCGGCTGTGGTGACTCACTCCTGTCTGTCCCGTGAACAGAGCGAGATATTAATCCAGTATTCCTTTAAATTCATCCCATTTATAACCTGTATCATCTCTAACAATAGATTTCAACTGGATTGCCTTACACAGTTACACCTGCCCGGCTACAGACCTGAGGTAGGCCTACTGATTGTGActacattgattttatttggGGTTAAAGCGGGCCATATGGCACTCGAGAGACCATCCCATATTCTGCCAATCCCTGTATATGAGTGATATAGTGGTTAGATTTAGAACCCACCTCTTCTCTATACTAAACGGTTTGAGATGTGGAAGGAAAGATGCAACTTATTTTATTGGTCCAAGAAATAACATTGAACTGTTTCTAGGGGTTGGTTTAAACTTATCTTATCTAATCAGTGTTGAACTCTGATTTGTGATAttgtgttttattgttttgcTGTAAATCATTCTAATCAACAACTGATCAGTTTAAATTATCCTTAATCTTAGATTTATAGTTTTTCTATACCTAATCAGATAATCCGCTTAGTTAATTATGTCTCTTTGTCAAACTCCTTGTTGTCACAGTTTGTACAGCACTGATAATAGCCCACAATGTAAACCGGTTTTAATTGtcagcttggagtaatcagactgattaCTCCAATGTGTCAGAAAGTGTTTTGACTGGAATTACCCAGTACCAGGTTCTGTCTGTGGATCACAACTAGTTTTGATTCCAGGTAGTTTAACTCAAAGTGCTCGGGTTAGAGTAAGGTGTTTGTAATTCATCTAATTGTGAAGGTAACTTTTAGATTCCTAATGAATTAAATTCCtaggattttattttggtAACATAGAAATGATAGTTAGGGAAATGTATTGCTCAAAGTATTACCCACTTTCTTGTTCAGTTGGAGTTTTAGAGCTGAAGTAAGatcatttccaatttttaAAGTTCTTGATTCAACAGGAACTAAAAAAACTAGAACTAGGTTCCATCCAGGATACCCCTGGTTACTGCGCTTcaattttttctatatttcaattaaattcgaatcaacttttttcattaataaatcattttccagTAAAAACTATATCATACACTCATTGGGAACATCAATCTATTTGATGACTTGTTCGACAACATTTCCATTTAGGAGTCTATTCAAAGTCTCCATTGACTTCGTGTAACTGAGTTTAttgttatcattttattttcacaggGAACTTCACGAGAATAGAATGACTAAAACCACATCAGATCCTCGTCCACCGTTACCTGCCGGGGGTAAAAATAGAACGCCTCTCATGGAATTAGATCTGAATCGATCTACTCCGACGACCTTCACCTCATCAGCAGACGACTCTAAAACAGCCTTCACCTCACTAGTGGATGACTCGATAATGACCTTCACCTCAGAAGCAGGCGACTCTCTGACGACTGAATCTTTCCTTCTCTCCTCGAATGTAACTCTCGAAAAGAcactagatggcagcactagTAGTAGAAACAGTAGTTGTAGCAACAGTTGTGAAGTGAAAATCATTTTGGACaacggtaaaatattttttttttctaagttGACTTCAATTATTTGATGTTAATCGTGGGACCCATGGATCAGGCACGTGACTGACTGTTGTACTCGTATGATTATAGGTGGCGTTGTCTGTGCTGCGTCATCCAGCAGTGAAAGCgatattgaaaataacattGAATCAGAAGAGATTAAAACTGATTGTTGTAAACTGGAATCTGTGCAGAGAAAAGTGCAACAGTTTTTCCATGAAAACAGcgcgattttaaaaaaggtaAAACCTCGAAACAATGTCCACAATGGATATGATTAAACCTAGTCTGGATTAAACCTAGTCGAAATTATGTTTGTCATTGACTCATCTAAGATTATCATTGTTGCCTATTATTTTCAGTTGCTATGGATAATCATGTTGCTAGGTTATGTTGCATTCTTCATTGCCGCGTGTGTTATCGATGTTAACCGCGCGATGGCGCTAGTAGTCGTCACATCGCTCGTCATCGCCTGGGTGACCTACTCGTTAATACGAGACAGAatcggcggccatctttacaAAAAATGTTACGTGCCCGTTGCCATGGCAATCAACAACAATTGGTCTATCGTACGATGgtatgtatgaatatatagAATGTTTAAATGGTCGATACTGATTGGTTGTTCGATATTAGACTCGTTTCCTGTTCTAGGTTTGTGTATATCGGACTGGTTGCCGCTCTGATCACGTATATCGCCGTGGAGATACGTCCGAAACCACGGCAACTGATCTCTCTCGCCGGGTTCCTGATGTTCCTGTTTTTCTTGTTCATTTTCTCAAAGAATCCTTCGAAGGTGAGCGAAATATCGAAACATCGACAGAAATATCGATATTAATTCGAGATTTCATGTAACtatgatatttgatattatcGTATTTCAGGTGAAATGGCGAACAGTAATTTGGGGTCTCGCGATACAATTCGTTCTGGGTATAGTTATACTGCGTACGGACTTCGGCTTTAAAGCGTTTAAGTATCTCGGGGATCAGGCGCAAGAGTTTCTTAAATTCACGGACTACGGATCATCATTCGTGTTCGGCAAAAATTACGAAGATCATTTATTTGCGTTCAAggtaaaaatatcaatcagtAAAAATAACATTCCCTGAATCCATCGAAAATTAGATTCCCAGTAAATCATGTACCGGGACGACAGCATTCCTACTACAGAACCTTAAAATACTCTGACATCCttaacattttattttaggggTTCATTCAAGTCCGGTTTTTTACCCTGTGGCCActcaaattctgaaattcaaattgtacctcggaaaaatctttttaatcacaCATACCTAAAGAATGAACCGGTTCTGTCTAGATGATACCAGTCAGTGTATACACATACATTGTAGTGTGTTTGATTTCTGTGCACACAATGGATTTTAATTTAATACAGCGTTGTTTCTATGTTGCTCGTTGGTTACTTTGAGATAAAGAGATAAAACCTGGAGTCTCCTgatctctccctccctcccggtctataaaactagtttatgaattcatcattaattaTACTTTATTTCAGGTTCTACCagtaataatatttttcagcTGCGCTATCTCGACTCTATATCACCTCGGAGTGATGCAGAGTCTGATCGGTAAGATCGCCTGGGTGATGCAGGTTACTATGGGAACGTCTGCTACTGAATCACTGTGCGCAGCTGGTAATATATTCGTCGGTCAGGTGAGTCGACTTCCCCGCACCCCCTCCGGTCTCCACCCCTACCCCCTCCGGTCTCCACCCCTACCCCCTCCAGTCTCAACCCCCTGCCCCCTCCAGTCTCGACCCCCCTACCCCATCCAGTCTCAACTCCCTCCAGTCTCAACTCCCCCTACCCCCTCCAGTCTCAACTCCCCCTACCCCCTCCAGTCTCAACCCCCTCCAGTCTCAACCTCCCTATCCCCTCCAGTATCGACCCCCCTCCAGTCTCAACCCCCTCCAGTCTCAACTCCCCCTACCCTCTCCAGTCTCTCAATGATGAACAGATAGTTTCACTGATTGATTGTTTTATAGACGGAAGCTCCGATCCTTGTGCGTCCGTTTATCGGAATGATGACTAATTCAGAGATCCACGCTATGATGACTGGTGGATTCGCTACTATCGCTGGTGGAGTTTTAGCTGCTTATATACTGTTCGGGGTTAGTATTCACTGTAATTCCACTTCCACAGACTCAGTTCCACCGTGCTCtatccagttacacagttctgtatccagttccacagttttgtatCTCTAGTTCATATATTCAGTTCCACTGTCTTGAATCCAGTTGCGCAGTTgtggatccaattccacagttgtggatcGAGTTCTGAGAACAATTCAACTTGAGTTTGATTAAGTAAATTTTCTTCTACGGTTTCAACTTATAAAGTGAAATTGAACCAATATTTATTGAACCAAGCACCTGACACTCCGGGCACCTGAGACTCTGGGCATCTGGAATCTGAGCTGCTGAACTCTGGAATCCGAGCTGCTGAATGAACTCCAGGTGTCTGAACTCTTGAATCTGAGCTGCTGAATGAACTCCAGGTGTCTGAACTCTTGAATCTGAGCTGCTGAATGAACTTCAGGTGTCTGAACTCAGTAAAATCATAATGACGACGctatgttgttgttgttgttgttgttgtaggTACCTGCTGAACATCTGCTGTGTGCATCTGTAATGAACGCACCAGTCGCGCTAGCTGTATCAAAACTATTCTATCCAGAAACGGAACAATCGAAATTCACTGATTCTAACGATATTCCGATGGAAAAAGGGTAAGAGTACATTTCCACATTGTATCCACACTTGATTCCACATTGTATCCACACTTGATTCCACATTGTATCCACACTTGATTCCAATCTGTATCCACATCCTGATTTCCTGGAATTGAAGTTCTatttatatgttatatttctagGAAAGAGCGTAATTTACTGGAAGCAGCGTCTGCCGGAGCCtcgtcttcaattaaactagtCGCGAATATTGCCGCGAATTTAATCGCGTTCCTCGCGATGTTAGCTTTTATAAACGCTGCTCTCTCGTGGTTCGGGTCACTGGTCGACCTTCCTGAATTAACATTCCAGGTAACAATCTATTCAgtataattataattactaATGATAacctcattttcaattacttcaatgattcattagaattatgattagttactaatgacgatcttctcattctcaaagatgacttcaatgattcagcaaaattatgattagttactaatgacaacctcattctcaatgacttcaacgattcattaGAATCATGATGATATATTTTGTAGGTGATATGTTCGTATGTTTTTATGCCTGTTGCGTTTATGATGGGTGTTGATTGGTCGGATGCTGATAAAGTTGGAGAATTACTCGGAATTAAATTATTCCTCAATGAATTTGTCGCGTATAAACAATTAAGTGGTTACATTAAAAACCGTTCGAACTGCATTCAACATTCACCTCAAATATCGGTAAGTGAAATATACAACCtgctagttccacagttctggatccagttccacagttctggatccagttccacagttctgaatccagttccacaattctgaatccagttctatagttctgaatccagttccacaattctgaatccagttccacagttactggatccagttccacagttctgaatgtGTCTTGAGAAGGTGGTTAAACTGACAGTCCCTCTCTAGCTCCCCCTGTTGTAAACTGATAGAACTATTTATCTCTATTTCATACAGTATCGCTCTGAAGTTATAGCCACGTACCTCTCTAGCTCCCTCTATTGTAAACTGATAGAACTATTTATCTCTATTTCATGCAGTATCGCTCTGAAGTTATAGCCACGTACCTCTCTAGCTCCCCCTATTGTAAACTGATAGAACTATTTATCTCTATTTCATGCAGTATCGCTCTGAAGTTATAGCCACGTACCTCTCTAGCTCCCCCTATTGTAAATTGATAGAACTATTTATCTCTATTTCATGCAGTATCGCTCTGAAGTTATAGCCACGTACCTCTCTAGCTCCCCCTATTGTAAACTGATAGAACTATTTATCTCTATTTCATACAGTATCGCTCTGAAGTTATAGCCACGTACCTCTCTAGCTCCCTCTATTGTAAACTGATAGAACTATTTATCTCTATTTCATGCAGTATCGCTCTGAAGTTATAGCCACGTACCTCTCTAGCTCCCCCTATTGTAAACTGATAGAACTATTTATCTCTATTTCATACAGTATCGCTCTGAAGTTATAGCCACGTACCTCTCTAGCTCCACCTATTGTAAATTGATAGAACTATTTATCTCTATTTCCTGCAGTATCGCTCTGAAGTTATAGCCACGTACCTCTCTAGCTCCCCCTATTGTAAACTGATAGAACTATTTATCTCTATTTCATACAGTATCGCTCTGAAGTTATAGCCACGTACCTCTCTAGCTCCCCCTATTGTAAACTGATAGAACTATTTATCTCTATTTCATGCAGTATCGCTCTGAAGTTATAGCCACGTACCTCTCTAGCTCCCCCTATTGTAAACTGATAGAACTATTTATCTCTATTTCATGCAGTATCGCTCTGAAGTTATAGCCACGTACCTCTCTAGCTCCCCCTATTGTAAACTGATAGAACTATTTATCTCTATTTCATGCAGTATCGCTCTGAAGTTATAGCCACGTACCTCTCTAGCTCCCCCTATTGTAAACTGATAGAACTATTTATCTCTATTTCATGCAGTATCGCTCTGAAGTTATAGCCACGTATCTCTCTAGCTCCCCCTATTGTAAACTGGTAGAACTATTTATCTCTATTTCATACAGTATCGCTCTGAAGTTATAGCCACGTACCTCTCTAGCTCCCCCTATTGTAAACTGATAGAACTATTTATCTCTATTTCATGCAGTATCGCTCTGAAGTTATAGCCACGTACCTCTCTAGCTCCCCCTATTGTAAACTGATAGAACTATTTATCTCTATTTCATACAGTATCGCTCTGAAGTTATAGCCACGTACCTCTCTAGCTCCCCCTATTGTAAACTGATAGAACTATTTATCTCTATTTCATACAGTATCGCTCTGAAGTTATAGCCACGTACCTCTCTAGCTCCCCCTATTGTAAACTGATAGAACTATTTATCTCTATTTCATACAGTATCGCTCTGAAGTTATAGCCACGTACCTCTCTAGCTCCCCCTATTGTAAACTAATAGAACTATTTATCTCTATTTCATGCAGTATCGCTCTGAAGTTATAGCCACGTACCTCTCTAGCTCCCCCTATTGTAAACTGATAGAACTATTTTTCTCTATTTCATGCAGTATCGCTCTGAAGTTATAGCCACGTACCTCTCTAGCTCCCCCTATTGTAAACTGATAGAACTATTTATCTCTATTTCATGCAGTATCGCTCTGAAGTTATAGCCACGTATGCTTTGTGTGGATTTGCTAATCTCAGCTCAATTGGGATTCAACTGGGTGGAATTGGACCGATGGCTCCGCATAGGAAGGGAGATCTAGCGCGACTCGCTGTGAGGGCGCTGACGGCTGGATTTATCTCTTGTTTAGTAACAGCGTGTGTAGCAGGTACGTCtatcccccctcccccctcccccctagTGTTTGTTAACAGAATCCGAAACTCATATATTCTCATTCTGTCTTGCAGGAATTCTGACCGTCGATAGAAATATAATCGATTGTAGCAGTTTAACGACCAATTCAACAATGAATGTAACCATCATCAACGCAACTAATATTTTATGATAAATCACCGAGAACTTTTAGCTTTAGACGCTAACACTCAATTAGAAACTGCCAAACTTTTTGTCACATGTCAACAGTGCTGTCTAATGTAAAGAATGCTGTCCAGTGTAAACAGTATTGTCCAATGTAAGCTGTACTGTGTGCAGAGACGCTGGAACTGCAGCCGCCTATGTAAACAGTGATGTCCAGTCTTAAGAATGATGACGTATGATGTCAAAAGAGTTCTGTCCAAACCCAATTCCACAAGACTTCTGTCTATTTGATGTGTACGGCTGTCCAATGCACTGTAATTAAAAGGTCTTGTCCGATACAATGGTAGCTACAATGTCCAAAGAACAACTATTTCAATGTAGAAACAATGTTGTTCAATACTCAGTGTCAGATGTAGACAATAGTTATGTAATAATCAATGCAAGTTGAAGCTGCTGCAAGGTTAGGGTTAGCCCCCCCCCATGCCGCAGTCCCCTCCCCTCGGCTTTACAATATACAGTCGacccctgatataccgcccacccacatcggtgcagaacgattttggcggtatagagagtatggcggtttatcgggggtgttttattatgtatttgcatggagatgtacattgagaaaacttAGCGGTAGGCGGGGGTGACGGTAAATGGGGAGTGCGGTAGGGTTCACTGTATGTTTATATCGATCTGAATGTTTAAATGATAAGTTAAAGGAGTAGTTGACAATATAAATGTCACCGATCTCTCTCTTTACAGAACCGTTTATTCGTAATACGGTTCTATATTAACAGTACTTTATTTTTGGAGgtttttttgtatatttaccatttattttttgatctcATTTTGATGTTGCGCATTTATCTTATATCAAACATATATCACAATTATGTCACTTGTAGATTTATTCTAGAATTTAAAACAATGCAATTTTTGTGTGTGTACCATTTATATACAATCTACTCTATATACTATAAACTAATATCATGTGTTTGATTGTTTTGTATTGGAAATTCTATTTCTAGCCCACTTGGAGTCCTAGCACTTTTCGGTCGTCTCTTTGAGTTTATTTTCGGATCAGTTCAATCAGTGGGCACAAGCCTGTGTAACATAGGACACCCCTGaccgtacatcctctattcagcatcagtaccactctgaatcagtatctgtaattactgggttggaacccaggacacccctgtacatcctctattcagcatcagtaccaatctgaaccagtatcagtaactatgggaccactctgaatcagtatcagtaattactgggtttgaaccc is drawn from Tubulanus polymorphus chromosome 10, tnTubPoly1.2, whole genome shotgun sequence and contains these coding sequences:
- the LOC141912016 gene encoding sodium/nucleoside cotransporter 1-like isoform X1 — translated: MTKTTSDPRPPLPAGGKNRTPLMELDLNRSTPTTFTSSADDSKTAFTSLVDDSIMTFTSEAGDSLTTESFLLSSNVTLEKTLDGSTSSRNSSCSNSCEVKIILDNGGVVCAASSSSESDIENNIESEEIKTDCCKLESVQRKVQQFFHENSAILKKLLWIIMLLGYVAFFIAACVIDVNRAMALVVVTSLVIAWVTYSLIRDRIGGHLYKKCYVPVAMAINNNWSIVRWFVYIGLVAALITYIAVEIRPKPRQLISLAGFLMFLFFLFIFSKNPSKVKWRTVIWGLAIQFVLGIVILRTDFGFKAFKYLGDQAQEFLKFTDYGSSFVFGKNYEDHLFAFKVLPVIIFFSCAISTLYHLGVMQSLIGKIAWVMQVTMGTSATESLCAAGNIFVGQTEAPILVRPFIGMMTNSEIHAMMTGGFATIAGGVLAAYILFGVPAEHLLCASVMNAPVALAVSKLFYPETEQSKFTDSNDIPMEKGKERNLLEAASAGASSSIKLVANIAANLIAFLAMLAFINAALSWFGSLVDLPELTFQVICSYVFMPVAFMMGVDWSDADKVGELLGIKLFLNEFVAYKQLSGYIKNRSNCIQHSPQISYRSEVIATYALCGFANLSSIGIQLGGIGPMAPHRKGDLARLAVRALTAGFISCLVTACVAGILTVDRNIIDCSSLTTNSTMNVTIINATNIL
- the LOC141912016 gene encoding solute carrier family 28 member 3-like isoform X2, which produces MTKTTSDPRPPLPAGGKNRTPLMELDLNRSTPTTFTSSADDSKTAFTSLVDDSIMTFTSEAGDSLTTESFLLSSNVTLEKTLDGSTSSRNSSCSNSCEVKIILDNGGVVCAASSSSESDIENNIESEEIKTDCCKLESVQRKVQQFFHENSAILKKLLWIIMLLGYVAFFIAACVIDVNRAMALVVVTSLVIAWVTYSLIRDRIGGHLYKKCYVPVAMAINNNWSIVRWFVYIGLVAALITYIAVEIRPKPRQLISLAGFLMFLFFLFIFSKNPSKVKWRTVIWGLAIQFVLGIVILRTDFGFKAFKYLGDQAQEFLKFTDYGSSFVFGKNYEDHLFAFKVLPVIIFFSCAISTLYHLGVMQSLIGKIAWVMQVTMGTSATESLCAAGNIFVGQTEAPILVRPFIGMMTNSEIHAMMTGGFATIAGGVLAAYILFGVPAEHLLCASVMNAPVALAVSKLFYPETEQSKFTDSNDIPMEKGKERNLLEAASAGASSSIKLVANIAANLIAFLAMLAFINAALSWFGSLVDLPELTFQVICSYVFMPVAFMMGVDWSDADKVGELLGIKLFLNEFVAYKQLSGYIKNRSNCIQHSPQISYRSEVIATYLSSSLYCKLIELFISISCSIALKL